A window of Rufibacter sp. LB8 contains these coding sequences:
- a CDS encoding M61 family metallopeptidase yields MKQAFCVALAAAFFSFTVPTAVAQQSVAYQVSFENAAHREATVEATFKNVQSPTLEVRMARSSPGRYALHEFAKNVYNVKAVDGQGRNLVISRPNLHQWNVVGHDGTVTVTYTLFADHPDGTYAGVNTTHAHLNAPATFMYSPSMENAPVQVKFLPPAGSNWTAATQLKPEPGTLTFSAPNFQYLMDSPTELADLKWREWQVAENGKTQTIRIALHHNGSDAELTDYTAKAKRIVQEQQAVFGELPSFDFGTYTFIACYMPGTPGDGMEHRNSTILTSSRPLATGMTGNLGTVSHEFFHAWNVERIRPRTLEPYNFADANMSGELWLAEGFTSYYGDLAMHRAGVTKADDFLKELTSDVGYVLFAPGKNYFSPVEMSMQAPFVDASRSVDPVNRHNTHISYYTFGSAIGIGLDWTLRTQFKNLSLDDYMRLLWERHGKNEKPYSLLDLEQALADYTKNPTFAQEFFRKHIHGKELMPYEALAKNMGLAVRLAKPNSAALNFEALRFQNDKAILSMGTFQNSPLYQAGLDREDVLLTFNGQKLKDQKTLDDLLAKQKPGDQVTLEVEQHGKKKTVMVTLIQDPKTEVVLLEKTGQKLSADVKARREAWLSPRTK; encoded by the coding sequence ATGAAACAAGCATTCTGCGTGGCGCTGGCTGCCGCGTTTTTTTCTTTCACTGTTCCGACGGCGGTGGCGCAGCAGTCGGTGGCGTACCAGGTGTCTTTTGAGAACGCCGCCCACCGTGAAGCCACCGTGGAGGCCACCTTCAAAAACGTACAGTCACCTACCCTGGAAGTGCGCATGGCCCGCTCCTCGCCCGGCCGTTATGCCCTGCATGAATTCGCGAAGAACGTGTACAATGTAAAAGCGGTGGACGGCCAAGGCCGAAACTTGGTGATTTCCCGCCCCAACCTGCACCAGTGGAACGTGGTCGGCCATGACGGCACCGTGACCGTGACCTATACGCTTTTCGCTGACCACCCAGACGGAACTTACGCCGGGGTAAACACCACGCACGCCCACCTCAACGCGCCCGCCACGTTCATGTATTCGCCCAGCATGGAAAACGCGCCCGTGCAAGTGAAATTTCTTCCGCCCGCGGGCAGTAACTGGACCGCCGCCACGCAACTCAAGCCAGAACCCGGCACGCTCACGTTTTCGGCACCCAATTTTCAGTATTTAATGGACAGTCCCACGGAGCTCGCTGATTTGAAATGGCGCGAGTGGCAGGTCGCTGAAAACGGCAAAACCCAAACCATTAGAATTGCCCTGCACCACAACGGCTCTGATGCTGAACTGACCGACTACACCGCCAAAGCCAAGCGAATTGTGCAGGAACAGCAGGCCGTGTTTGGGGAATTGCCTTCGTTTGACTTCGGTACTTACACCTTTATTGCCTGCTATATGCCCGGCACGCCCGGCGATGGCATGGAGCACCGCAACTCCACCATTTTGACCAGTTCACGGCCCTTGGCCACCGGCATGACCGGCAATTTGGGTACCGTGAGCCATGAGTTTTTCCATGCCTGGAACGTGGAGCGCATCAGGCCGCGCACGCTGGAGCCGTACAACTTCGCAGATGCCAACATGAGCGGTGAGTTGTGGCTGGCCGAAGGCTTCACCTCTTACTACGGCGACCTGGCCATGCACCGCGCGGGCGTGACCAAGGCAGATGATTTCCTGAAGGAACTCACCAGTGATGTGGGCTATGTGCTGTTCGCGCCGGGGAAGAACTATTTCTCGCCGGTGGAGATGAGCATGCAGGCGCCGTTTGTAGATGCCTCCAGGTCGGTGGACCCCGTAAACCGCCACAACACGCATATTTCGTACTACACCTTTGGCAGCGCCATTGGCATTGGCCTGGACTGGACCTTGCGCACGCAGTTCAAGAACCTTTCTCTGGACGATTACATGCGCCTGCTCTGGGAGCGCCACGGCAAAAATGAGAAACCGTATTCACTGCTGGACCTGGAACAAGCCTTAGCGGATTATACCAAAAACCCAACCTTCGCGCAGGAGTTCTTCCGGAAACACATTCATGGCAAGGAACTGATGCCCTATGAAGCGCTGGCCAAGAACATGGGCCTGGCGGTTCGGCTGGCCAAGCCCAACAGCGCAGCCTTGAACTTTGAAGCGTTGCGGTTCCAGAATGACAAGGCCATCCTTTCTATGGGCACGTTCCAGAATAGTCCGTTGTACCAGGCCGGCCTTGACCGCGAAGACGTGTTGCTCACCTTCAACGGCCAGAAACTCAAAGACCAGAAAACCCTGGATGACCTGCTGGCCAAACAAAAGCCCGGCGACCAGGTCACTTTGGAAGTGGAGCAGCACGGCAAGAAGAAAACCGTGATGGTCACCTTAATCCAAGACCCTAAAACCGAAGTGGTGCTGCTGGAGAAAACCGGCCAGAAACTTTCTGCTGACGTGAAAGCCCGCCGCGAGGCCTGGCTCAGCCCCCGCACCAAGTAG
- a CDS encoding class I SAM-dependent methyltransferase, giving the protein MPSPIPNFDAIAPVYDALAQLVFGKAQRRAQASFLNLIPAGASVLILGGGSGWILQELFTKGKPGHVLYLEPSGKMLAQAKENLKATGFTSLVEFRKGTEQHLTPEEKFDVVLTPFVLDLFTEPEVKIMVQNLDEALLPGGLWVHTDFHLFSSSRLKKAWQQPLLWAMYRFFRRVSGISASTLTESNPYFEELTYQMRQEALFYGSFIKTQVWQKSNGPEHSKS; this is encoded by the coding sequence ATGCCTTCGCCAATTCCTAATTTTGATGCCATTGCCCCCGTGTATGATGCACTGGCACAATTGGTCTTCGGGAAAGCGCAGCGAAGGGCGCAGGCTTCTTTCCTGAACTTGATTCCGGCTGGTGCCAGCGTGTTGATATTGGGCGGCGGCAGCGGCTGGATTCTTCAGGAATTGTTTACAAAGGGGAAACCAGGACACGTGCTCTATTTGGAACCGTCGGGGAAGATGCTTGCCCAAGCGAAGGAGAACCTAAAAGCCACAGGGTTTACATCACTAGTAGAATTCAGGAAAGGAACTGAGCAACATCTTACGCCGGAGGAGAAGTTTGATGTTGTGCTCACGCCCTTCGTGCTGGATTTATTCACTGAACCCGAAGTGAAAATCATGGTGCAAAATTTAGACGAAGCGCTGTTACCGGGCGGACTTTGGGTGCACACAGATTTTCATTTGTTTTCGTCATCACGGTTGAAAAAAGCATGGCAGCAACCGCTGTTGTGGGCCATGTACCGGTTTTTCAGGCGCGTGAGCGGTATTTCGGCCAGCACGCTTACAGAGTCAAACCCCTATTTTGAGGAATTGACCTACCAAATGAGGCAGGAGGCGCTGTTTTATGGTTCATTCATCAAAACCCAGGTTTGGCAGAAGTCCAATGGGCCAGAACACTCTAAAAGTTAA
- a CDS encoding CinA family protein — MKPEELTQLIMKLKDKDLTLAFAESCTGGSLAATMSEATGSSDVFLGSVVTYHERAKNKILGVKTDTLKLYTAESQQVTNEMVLGLHKLLKANVSIAVTGLFGQGGSENPEKPIGTTFVSIFFEDRVEEYRQVFKGDARKMRDQAIDFIFAKLEATVDRHFQHG, encoded by the coding sequence ATGAAACCAGAGGAACTGACGCAGCTGATCATGAAACTCAAAGACAAAGACCTCACCCTGGCCTTTGCCGAAAGCTGCACCGGCGGCAGCCTGGCTGCCACCATGAGCGAGGCCACTGGCTCTTCAGACGTGTTTCTGGGCAGCGTGGTCACCTATCATGAACGGGCCAAAAACAAGATTCTGGGCGTAAAAACCGACACCCTTAAGCTCTACACCGCCGAAAGCCAGCAGGTCACCAATGAGATGGTGCTGGGTCTGCACAAACTCCTCAAAGCCAACGTGAGCATTGCCGTGACCGGCCTGTTTGGGCAAGGCGGCTCAGAAAACCCCGAAAAACCCATTGGCACTACCTTTGTCTCCATCTTTTTTGAGGACCGCGTAGAAGAATACCGCCAGGTCTTTAAAGGCGATGCCCGAAAAATGCGCGACCAGGCCATAGACTTTATCTTCGCCAAACTGGAAGCCACCGTGGACCGTCATTTCCAGCACGGGTAA
- a CDS encoding phosphatase PAP2 family protein, whose amino-acid sequence MKKAIRKFVASTALFTVELVVIWSVFILCLMLFFWLAKEVLPGRELGFDSRAFAWADARNTPELTEFIKSITFLASRHFISGAGLMLIAYFLFVKKHKWYSLKVPVIALGSISLNLMLKYLFNRPRPLVPHLVESYGLSFPSGHAMISASFYGLLIYLVWKNVKNPPLKFLLIVLLSLLIMFIGFSRVYLHVHYATDVVAGLAAGLGWVILAVFMLNRMEKFSKQNLNPIVKEGLPETAA is encoded by the coding sequence ATGAAAAAAGCGATAAGAAAATTTGTGGCGTCCACGGCGCTCTTCACCGTGGAGCTGGTGGTGATCTGGAGCGTGTTCATCTTGTGCCTCATGCTTTTTTTCTGGCTGGCCAAGGAAGTGCTGCCGGGCCGCGAGCTGGGCTTTGACTCCCGCGCCTTTGCCTGGGCAGACGCCCGCAACACCCCCGAGCTCACCGAGTTTATCAAGAGCATCACTTTTCTGGCCTCGCGCCATTTTATCTCGGGGGCCGGTCTCATGCTTATTGCCTATTTCCTGTTCGTGAAAAAGCACAAGTGGTACTCGCTCAAAGTACCGGTGATTGCCCTTGGCAGCATCTCCTTGAACCTTATGCTCAAGTACCTGTTCAACCGGCCCAGGCCGCTGGTGCCGCATCTGGTGGAGAGTTACGGGCTCAGTTTCCCCAGCGGGCACGCCATGATCAGCGCCTCGTTTTACGGCCTGCTCATTTACCTTGTCTGGAAAAATGTCAAGAACCCACCCTTGAAATTTCTGCTCATTGTGCTGCTCTCGTTGCTCATCATGTTCATTGGGTTCAGCCGCGTGTACTTACACGTACATTACGCCACAGATGTAGTGGCCGGGTTAGCGGCGGGCCTAGGCTGGGTGATTCTGGCCGTTTTCATGCTCAACCGTATGGAAAAATTCTCTAAGCAAAATCTCAATCCTATTGTAAAAGAAGGACTTCCGGAAACTGCCGCATAA
- a CDS encoding phosphatase PAP2 family protein, protein MQDLTPQQQQTARRTGAFLATLSLQMILLWVLFVGSVLLFFWMTTVVFVAQEKALDQEAFQLAKEYTNPQMTRFMFFVTFFGSKNFLIFGSLALAAVFLIFKRWRFYSIKIIAIAATTTLFNQTMKLFFSRPRPATALIEQNGLSFPSGHAMIGGAFWGLLVYLVWTNVRPLWLRWVISGVLAIWIFLIGFSRVYLNVHYASDVLAGWAAGFFWLVIALYLLKKWQEKLGRKVSRW, encoded by the coding sequence ATGCAAGACCTCACGCCGCAACAGCAACAGACCGCCCGCCGGACCGGTGCGTTTCTGGCCACGCTGTCTTTGCAGATGATTCTGTTATGGGTGCTGTTTGTGGGCTCTGTGCTGCTCTTTTTCTGGATGACCACCGTGGTGTTTGTGGCGCAGGAAAAAGCCCTGGACCAAGAAGCCTTTCAACTGGCCAAGGAATACACCAACCCCCAGATGACCCGGTTCATGTTCTTCGTGACGTTTTTTGGGTCCAAGAATTTCCTGATTTTTGGGTCGTTGGCGTTGGCGGCCGTGTTTCTCATTTTTAAGCGCTGGCGATTCTATTCCATCAAGATCATTGCCATTGCCGCCACCACCACGCTGTTCAACCAAACCATGAAACTGTTTTTCTCCCGGCCAAGGCCTGCAACGGCGTTGATTGAGCAGAACGGCCTCAGTTTCCCCAGCGGCCACGCCATGATTGGCGGCGCGTTCTGGGGGCTTTTGGTGTACCTGGTCTGGACCAATGTGCGGCCCCTGTGGCTGCGCTGGGTGATCAGCGGGGTACTGGCCATCTGGATTTTCCTCATCGGCTTCAGCCGCGTGTATTTGAACGTGCACTACGCCTCAGATGTGCTGGCGGGCTGGGCGGCGGGCTTTTTCTGGCTGGTGATAGCCCTGTACCTGCTCAAAAAATGGCAGGAGAAACTGGGCCGTAAGGTGAGCCGCTGGTAA
- the fabV gene encoding enoyl-ACP reductase FabV, producing the protein MIITPRVRGFICLTSHPEGCAQNVQNQINYVKSKGTIDGPKKVLVIGASTGFGLASRITAAFGSNAATLGVFFEKPSAAGKPGSPGWYNSAAFEKEAHAAGLYAKSINGDAFSDEIKRQTLDVIKADLGQVDLVIYSLASPRRTNPKTATTHNSVLKPIGQTFSNKTVDFHTGNVTEVSISPATEEDIENTVAVMGGEDWEFWIDALKEEGLLAEGATTVAYSYIGPALTEPVYRKGTIGRAKDHLEATAFTITDKLRDLNGKAYVSVNKALVTQASSAIPVIPLYISLLYKVMKAKGIHEGTIEQIQRLYQERLFTNSEVPVDEKGRIRIDDWEMRDDVQAEVAALWEQATTENLQEIGDLAGYRKDFFNLFGFEVEGVDYEKDVNEVVEVPGLVS; encoded by the coding sequence ATGATTATTACACCCAGAGTACGCGGCTTTATCTGCCTGACCTCGCACCCAGAAGGCTGTGCCCAGAACGTGCAGAACCAAATCAACTACGTGAAATCAAAAGGCACCATTGACGGCCCCAAGAAAGTGCTGGTCATTGGCGCCTCTACCGGTTTTGGTTTGGCCTCCCGCATCACCGCCGCTTTTGGTTCAAACGCGGCCACCTTGGGCGTGTTCTTTGAGAAACCGTCGGCGGCCGGTAAGCCTGGTTCCCCGGGCTGGTACAACTCTGCCGCCTTTGAGAAAGAAGCCCACGCCGCGGGCCTGTACGCCAAAAGCATTAACGGCGACGCTTTTTCAGACGAAATAAAACGCCAGACCCTGGACGTGATCAAAGCAGATTTGGGGCAGGTGGATCTGGTGATTTACAGCCTGGCATCGCCGCGCCGCACCAATCCTAAAACTGCAACCACGCATAATTCGGTGCTAAAGCCCATTGGCCAGACGTTCTCTAACAAGACTGTGGACTTCCATACCGGCAATGTGACCGAGGTTTCTATTTCCCCGGCCACTGAGGAAGACATTGAGAACACCGTAGCCGTAATGGGCGGCGAAGACTGGGAATTCTGGATAGATGCCTTAAAAGAAGAAGGTCTCTTGGCCGAAGGCGCGACCACCGTGGCGTATTCTTACATAGGGCCAGCTTTGACCGAGCCGGTTTACCGCAAAGGCACCATTGGTCGGGCCAAAGACCACCTGGAGGCCACCGCCTTCACCATCACCGACAAACTGAGAGACCTAAACGGCAAAGCCTACGTGAGTGTGAACAAAGCTTTGGTGACGCAGGCCAGCTCCGCTATTCCTGTGATTCCCTTGTACATTTCCTTGCTCTACAAAGTGATGAAAGCCAAAGGAATTCATGAAGGCACCATTGAGCAGATTCAGCGCCTGTACCAGGAACGCCTGTTCACCAACTCAGAAGTGCCCGTGGACGAGAAAGGCCGCATACGCATTGACGATTGGGAAATGCGCGACGACGTGCAAGCCGAAGTAGCCGCCCTCTGGGAGCAAGCCACCACCGAAAACCTGCAGGAAATTGGTGATTTGGCCGGTTATCGCAAAGACTTCTTCAACCTGTTCGGGTTTGAGGTAGAAGGCGTGGACTATGAGAAAGACGTGAACGAAGTGGTAGAAGTGCCGGGCTTGGTAAGCTAA
- a CDS encoding DUF1801 domain-containing protein — MLKAIDAYFLALEEPTRGCLQFLRAYLLAQDSQITEAFKHGVPFFYYKGKSFCYFWWHKKRQQPYIGFIRGAHLHNPLLLQEKRTQIKILLLNPEEDLPMDSIEELLEEAKALY, encoded by the coding sequence ATGCTGAAAGCAATTGATGCGTATTTTCTGGCTTTAGAGGAACCTACCAGAGGCTGCCTTCAATTTCTGCGTGCGTATCTGTTGGCACAGGACAGCCAGATCACCGAAGCTTTTAAACACGGTGTGCCCTTCTTCTACTACAAAGGCAAATCGTTCTGCTATTTCTGGTGGCACAAAAAACGGCAACAACCTTATATTGGGTTTATACGGGGCGCTCACCTGCACAACCCACTGCTGTTGCAGGAGAAACGCACGCAGATCAAAATTTTGCTTTTGAACCCAGAAGAAGATTTACCTATGGATTCTATTGAGGAGTTGTTAGAAGAAGCGAAGGCGTTGTATTAG
- a CDS encoding O-acetyl-ADP-ribose deacetylase yields the protein MATSNRILLQQGDITKITVDAIVNAANSSLLGGGGVDGAIHRAGGPAILAECQQIRARQGGCATGAAVITTAGNLPAQYVIHTVGPVWNGGHRGEAVLLATCYRNSLLLAQQHNLKTIAFPNISTGVYGYPKDKAAQMAVQTVKDFLEENELPEQVTFVVFDAGNLQLYERLL from the coding sequence ATGGCTACTTCCAACAGGATTTTACTTCAGCAAGGTGACATCACCAAGATTACGGTAGACGCCATTGTGAACGCAGCCAACTCCAGCCTGCTGGGCGGCGGCGGCGTAGACGGTGCCATTCACCGCGCGGGCGGCCCGGCTATCTTGGCTGAGTGCCAGCAGATACGTGCACGCCAAGGCGGTTGCGCCACCGGTGCGGCCGTCATTACCACCGCCGGAAACCTGCCCGCGCAGTACGTGATCCATACGGTGGGCCCGGTCTGGAACGGCGGACATAGAGGCGAAGCAGTACTCTTGGCTACTTGTTACCGTAACTCTCTTCTGCTGGCGCAGCAACACAATTTGAAAACTATTGCCTTCCCTAACATCAGCACGGGCGTGTACGGTTACCCCAAAGACAAGGCCGCCCAAATGGCCGTGCAAACGGTAAAGGATTTCTTAGAAGAGAATGAATTGCCGGAGCAGGTGACTTTTGTGGTGTTTGATGCAGGGAACCTGCAGTTGTACGAGCGGTTGTTATAA
- a CDS encoding GAF domain-containing protein — protein sequence MNSQEYSISVDTFPFKANLSFSPIIRYWQQQHDDCNSSFITCAREIHLQLQEAPALLGPITDLSILKNHQCLLELLMTAIFPPATREVEATGVVGPQYEMSFYHTDQFKQIILNDHNHLKRPLNIDEHRMLFNRVRMVYFLILEKFYGVKVPHEEFLIYTVPDYQLGLYRHYNVEINTQFLDITHTQPLPELSAEDIKNLLDNIRDMDVWMAAIPPNLFEINGFYVLHLVDVTVQEVLSSLKNDLLERDVMLAPDRFEQLQEKVRIFFKRPHLQLGVAAFHKNRSTFVNFGNKINHSFLLQSDPGSSSYAGFKSIYDSLVREGKPLVVTDVAAGDHLLPDGVREEMLGMGIRNIILALLRYGDEPIGILELGSPNPGDLDNFSLSKMEQFLPLFSVAVNRNSEEIETRVQAVIREKFTAIHPVLEWRFREAALNLLEKMNNQSGPVEMEPIVFPDVYPLYAAADVRSSSTERNAAILGDLVEHLHLAERILKKAIEVHSLPILDELRFSVSKHLRLLKKGVLSQDGILIFEMMRTQVEPMFKFLEETHPDLIPFIQNYRDAMDPQLGILYKRRKAFEESLTLINETVSEYIEQEEEKAQEMFPHYFEKFKTDGVEFNIYVGASLEERQPFDIMFLRNLRLWQLMVMCEITKRTHALLPQLKVPLETTQLILIHSQPLAIRFRQDERKFDVDGAYNIRYEIVKKRVDKALVRDTEERLTQPGKIAIVYSQAREATEYLEYIEYLQNKNVLTDAVEHLEIEDLQGVSGLKAIRVVVNV from the coding sequence ATGAATTCCCAAGAATACTCCATCAGCGTAGACACGTTCCCGTTTAAGGCCAATCTAAGCTTCAGCCCTATCATCAGGTACTGGCAACAACAGCACGATGACTGCAACAGCAGCTTCATTACCTGCGCCCGCGAGATTCACCTTCAACTGCAGGAAGCGCCGGCGCTGCTGGGACCCATCACCGATCTGTCTATCCTGAAAAATCACCAATGCCTGCTGGAATTGCTCATGACGGCCATTTTTCCGCCGGCCACACGTGAGGTGGAGGCCACCGGCGTGGTGGGGCCGCAGTATGAGATGAGCTTCTACCACACAGACCAGTTCAAGCAGATTATTCTCAATGACCACAACCACCTTAAGCGCCCCCTCAACATAGATGAACACCGCATGCTCTTTAACCGGGTGCGCATGGTGTACTTCCTTATTCTGGAGAAATTCTACGGGGTAAAAGTGCCGCATGAAGAATTCCTGATTTACACGGTGCCAGATTACCAGTTGGGTTTGTACCGCCACTACAACGTGGAGATCAACACTCAGTTCCTGGACATCACGCATACCCAACCGTTGCCGGAGCTGAGCGCCGAAGACATCAAAAACCTGCTGGACAACATTAGGGACATGGATGTCTGGATGGCCGCCATTCCGCCTAATTTATTTGAGATCAACGGGTTCTACGTGCTGCACCTGGTAGACGTAACCGTGCAGGAAGTGCTCTCGTCGCTTAAAAACGATTTGCTGGAGCGTGACGTGATGTTGGCCCCAGACCGGTTTGAGCAGTTGCAGGAGAAAGTTAGAATTTTCTTCAAGCGTCCGCATCTGCAGTTGGGCGTGGCCGCGTTCCATAAGAACCGGAGCACGTTTGTGAACTTCGGAAACAAGATCAACCACAGCTTTCTCTTGCAAAGTGACCCCGGCAGCAGCAGCTACGCCGGTTTCAAGTCTATCTATGACAGCCTGGTGCGTGAAGGCAAACCCCTGGTAGTGACAGACGTAGCCGCCGGTGACCACTTATTGCCTGATGGCGTGCGCGAAGAAATGCTGGGCATGGGCATCAGGAACATTATTCTGGCCCTGCTGCGCTACGGCGATGAACCCATTGGCATTCTGGAGCTGGGCTCGCCCAACCCCGGCGACCTGGACAATTTCTCCTTGTCAAAGATGGAGCAGTTCCTGCCGCTTTTCTCCGTGGCGGTCAACCGAAATTCAGAGGAAATTGAAACCCGCGTGCAGGCCGTCATCCGGGAGAAATTCACGGCTATTCACCCAGTGCTGGAATGGCGGTTCAGGGAAGCGGCGCTCAACCTGCTGGAGAAAATGAACAACCAGAGCGGCCCGGTGGAAATGGAGCCCATTGTTTTCCCAGACGTGTACCCGCTTTATGCCGCCGCCGACGTGCGCAGTTCCAGCACCGAGCGGAATGCCGCCATTCTGGGCGATTTGGTGGAACATTTGCATTTGGCGGAGCGCATCTTGAAAAAAGCCATTGAAGTGCATTCCCTGCCTATTCTAGATGAACTGCGGTTCTCGGTTTCCAAGCATTTGCGGCTGCTCAAGAAAGGAGTTTTGTCACAAGACGGCATTCTTATTTTTGAGATGATGCGCACGCAGGTGGAGCCTATGTTTAAGTTCCTGGAAGAGACGCATCCAGACCTCATTCCGTTTATCCAGAATTACCGTGATGCCATGGACCCCCAGCTGGGCATTTTGTACAAACGCCGCAAGGCCTTTGAGGAAAGCCTCACGCTCATCAATGAAACCGTTTCTGAGTACATTGAGCAGGAAGAGGAAAAAGCCCAGGAGATGTTTCCGCATTACTTTGAGAAATTCAAGACCGATGGCGTGGAGTTCAACATTTACGTGGGCGCCTCGCTGGAGGAACGGCAGCCGTTTGACATTATGTTCCTGCGCAACCTCAGGCTGTGGCAGCTTATGGTCATGTGCGAAATCACCAAGCGCACGCACGCCTTGCTTCCGCAGTTGAAAGTGCCCCTGGAAACCACGCAGTTGATTTTGATTCATAGCCAACCGCTGGCCATCAGGTTCAGGCAAGACGAACGCAAATTTGACGTAGACGGTGCCTACAACATACGCTATGAAATAGTGAAGAAACGGGTTGACAAAGCCTTGGTGCGTGACACCGAGGAGCGCCTCACCCAGCCCGGCAAAATTGCCATTGTCTACTCGCAGGCCCGCGAAGCCACCGAGTACCTGGAGTACATTGAATACCTGCAGAACAAAAACGTGCTCACTGATGCCGTGGAACACCTGGAAATTGAAGACCTGCAAGGCGTGAGCGGCCTCAAAGCCATACGGGTGGTAGTGAACGTGTAA
- a CDS encoding T9SS type A sorting domain-containing protein, producing MKGKTALYVGALSWLLATAALAQTPRLSNEASAQVRKEMRQYRKENIGPFLQTKRLELEDKLTPADRKELAIIRKQVALYQQQRKEQLLQLRTKREQKETVLTKEAKEAFQQQRAQHRAQMEKLARLAKRYEKPLAAIEAEFKGNWTKWHRDLNAISEKHAPNQATSENMLRVRLVQQALKNYFWNNNRFLLLVPGEPVPSHEDPWEETDSLAPTGPKSSLKLSPNPVLDKGHLTYSLAKAGKVRVELVNQQGQVVQQVVQEGQKAGQHQIPVNVAQLQTGLYYYRLSGPNHTETLRFLKQ from the coding sequence ATGAAAGGAAAAACAGCACTGTATGTAGGGGCGCTGAGTTGGCTGCTAGCCACTGCCGCCCTGGCGCAAACGCCACGGTTAAGCAATGAAGCATCGGCTCAAGTGCGAAAGGAAATGCGCCAATACCGGAAAGAAAACATAGGCCCTTTTCTGCAAACCAAGCGGCTGGAGTTGGAAGATAAACTGACCCCGGCAGACAGAAAAGAACTGGCCATCATCAGAAAGCAGGTAGCGCTCTACCAACAACAGCGCAAAGAACAACTGCTGCAACTGCGCACAAAGCGCGAACAAAAGGAAACCGTGCTCACCAAAGAGGCCAAAGAAGCCTTTCAACAGCAGCGCGCGCAACACCGGGCCCAGATGGAAAAACTGGCGCGACTGGCCAAGCGCTATGAGAAACCCCTGGCGGCCATTGAGGCGGAGTTCAAAGGCAACTGGACCAAATGGCACCGGGACCTGAACGCCATCTCTGAAAAGCACGCCCCAAACCAGGCCACTTCTGAGAACATGCTGCGGGTGCGGCTGGTGCAGCAGGCCCTCAAAAACTATTTCTGGAACAACAACCGTTTCCTGCTGCTGGTACCCGGCGAGCCCGTGCCTTCCCATGAGGACCCTTGGGAGGAAACTGATTCTTTGGCGCCAACCGGCCCCAAGAGTTCATTAAAGTTAAGTCCCAACCCCGTGCTGGACAAAGGCCACCTCACCTACTCACTGGCCAAAGCGGGCAAGGTGCGCGTAGAATTAGTCAACCAACAAGGGCAGGTGGTTCAGCAAGTGGTGCAGGAAGGGCAAAAAGCCGGCCAGCACCAGATTCCGGTGAACGTGGCCCAACTCCAAACCGGACTGTACTACTACCGCCTCTCCGGACCCAACCACACAGAAACCCTGCGTTTTTTAAAACAATAA
- a CDS encoding fasciclin domain-containing protein: MKKVFLMMVLAGATAFTASAQTTKATTKTTGMEKKQGVLVGGAMMVPSKNIVENALGSKDHTTLVAAVKAAGLAETLMGAGPFTVFAPTNAAFAKLPAGTVETLLKPENKAKLAAVLTFHVVPGKLQAKDLKNGQKLKTVNGETLTVTRKGNTVMINGATVSIADVISSNGVTHVLDTVVLPTM; encoded by the coding sequence ATGAAAAAAGTTTTTTTGATGATGGTACTGGCCGGAGCCACTGCTTTCACTGCTTCAGCGCAAACCACCAAAGCCACTACCAAAACCACTGGCATGGAGAAAAAGCAAGGCGTGCTGGTGGGCGGCGCTATGATGGTGCCTTCTAAAAACATAGTGGAGAACGCCCTGGGCTCCAAAGACCACACCACGCTGGTAGCGGCCGTGAAAGCAGCCGGCTTGGCAGAGACCTTGATGGGAGCTGGTCCATTTACCGTGTTCGCTCCCACCAATGCGGCCTTCGCTAAATTGCCGGCCGGCACCGTGGAAACCTTGTTGAAACCAGAGAACAAAGCTAAGTTGGCGGCAGTGCTCACGTTCCATGTTGTACCGGGCAAACTGCAAGCCAAAGACCTGAAAAACGGCCAAAAACTTAAGACCGTGAACGGCGAGACGCTGACCGTTACCCGCAAAGGAAACACCGTCATGATCAACGGCGCCACCGTTTCTATTGCCGATGTGATTTCCAGCAACGGAGTAACCCATGTACTAGACACCGTGGTATTGCCTACCATGTAA